One Phocaeicola dorei genomic region harbors:
- a CDS encoding 3'-5' exonuclease: MKQIKKTITKAEIAAMPKVLFPGRIFVIYTESEAEKAVAYLKDQRIVGVDTETRPSFKRGTTHKVALLQISTQDTCFLFRLNRIGMPNSLQEFLMSDTLKIGLSLKDDFNSLRKRENVHPDRGNWIELQDYVGRFGIADRSLQKIFANLFDQKISKSQRLSNWEADVLSEGQKLYAATDAWACVEIYNCLTELERTGDYEIKEEEPIETTVNTNGL, translated from the coding sequence ATGAAACAAATAAAAAAAACGATTACTAAAGCCGAGATAGCAGCAATGCCCAAGGTGCTTTTTCCCGGACGTATCTTTGTAATTTATACTGAGAGCGAGGCCGAGAAAGCAGTAGCCTACCTGAAAGATCAGCGCATAGTGGGGGTGGATACGGAAACACGTCCGTCTTTCAAGCGAGGTACTACCCATAAAGTGGCTTTGTTGCAAATATCTACGCAAGATACTTGTTTCTTGTTCCGTCTGAACCGGATAGGTATGCCTAATTCTCTGCAAGAGTTTTTGATGAGCGATACCTTGAAGATAGGTTTGTCGCTGAAAGACGATTTTAATTCGTTGAGGAAACGTGAGAATGTGCATCCCGACCGGGGTAACTGGATAGAGTTGCAGGACTATGTAGGACGATTCGGCATAGCTGACCGGAGTCTGCAAAAAATTTTCGCCAATCTGTTTGATCAGAAGATTTCAAAAAGCCAGCGTCTTTCCAATTGGGAGGCGGATGTGCTTAGCGAGGGACAAAAACTATATGCAGCCACAGATGCGTGGGCTTGTGTGGAAATTTACAATTGCCTGACGGAATTGGAACGTACGGGTGATTATGAGATAAAAGAGGAAGAACCAATAGAAACAACAGTAAATACAAATGGCTTATAA
- a CDS encoding DUF5063 domain-containing protein, producing MEKYSQVIFDKNTVEFVTVAAEYCGFLERARDMKRYDFVDTALKILPLLYLKATLLPPCEPIGEDEPEIFVTEEDYELIRRTVAGVLGAKDDYLEVFLPDMAYSDTPIKKCISEDLADIYQDLKDFISVFQLGLNETMNDSLVVCKEHFREFWGQRLVNTMRALHDVKYTPADDDEEEEMEDENSLL from the coding sequence ATGGAAAAGTACAGTCAGGTGATATTTGACAAAAATACAGTAGAATTTGTGACGGTGGCCGCCGAATATTGTGGTTTTCTGGAACGTGCCCGTGATATGAAACGCTATGATTTTGTAGATACTGCCTTAAAAATACTTCCGTTGCTTTATTTGAAAGCGACTTTGTTGCCTCCATGTGAACCGATAGGAGAGGATGAGCCTGAAATCTTCGTTACTGAAGAAGATTATGAACTGATACGTAGGACTGTGGCCGGTGTGTTGGGGGCAAAGGACGATTATCTGGAAGTGTTCTTGCCGGATATGGCATACAGTGACACGCCCATCAAGAAATGTATTTCAGAAGATTTGGCGGATATTTATCAGGATTTGAAAGACTTTATCAGCGTATTCCAACTGGGACTGAACGAAACGATGAATGATTCGTTAGTAGTCTGTAAGGAACATTTCAGGGAATTCTGGGGGCAGCGTTTGGTAAACACCATGCGTGCCTTACACGATGTAAAGTATACTCCTGCCGATGATGACGAGGAGGAAGAAATGGAAGATGAGAATTCATTATTATGA
- a CDS encoding FtsK/SpoIIIE family DNA translocase: MAKKKSDKETEPKKVSTKRFSAFFKNETTHFVIGLISVIFAVYLLLAFTSFFFTGAADQSILDNQQPGELMQTTNHVKNYAGARGAQLAEFLINECFGLAAYFIILFLAVVGMKLMKAYQFRIWKWFMSCSILLIWFSITLGFIFDGTFGNSFIYPGGLHGYNVSNWLISQVGIPGLGLLLFITALLFFVYLSNETIQIIRKALHPNFKRKKKGEQASSAAEESPVKETPRKEENKKEFSNPGPAIVDFELEQPEKIKEEVEDQVPFPFENNQVAGPEMEQEPAYVTEEEEVEDIDEPDFSISEETNEEDEAYKGPVLSPYNPRLDLENYKFPSLDLLNEYEDDGPNIDMEEQNANKDRIIKVLRSFGIEISSIKASVGPTITLYEITPAEGVRISKIRNLEDDIALSLSALGIRIIAPIPGKGTIGIEVPNANPRIVPMKSILNSKKFQETTYELPVALGKTITNEVFMVDLAKAPHMLVAGATGQGKSVGLNAIVTSLLYKKHPAELKFVIVDPKKVEFAIYAPIEKHFLAKLPDGEDAIITDVTKVVQTLNSLCIEMDSRYDLLRKAGCRNIKEYNAKFINRQLNPEKGHRFMPYIVIIIDEFGDLIMTAGKEVELPICRIAQLARAVGIHAIIATQRPTTNIITGTIKANFPARVAFRVAAMMDSRTILDRSGAQQLIGKGDMLYLQGNDPVRVQCAFVDTPEVEKIANYISKQQGYTTAFMLPEYVGEESESSVGEVDMNRLDPMFEDAARLVVIHQQGSTSLIQRKFSIGYNRAGRIMDQLEKAGIVGPTQGSKARDVLCMDETDLEMKLNNLQQ; the protein is encoded by the coding sequence ATGGCAAAGAAAAAATCAGATAAGGAGACAGAGCCTAAAAAGGTATCAACCAAACGATTCTCCGCTTTTTTTAAGAATGAAACGACGCATTTTGTAATCGGATTGATTAGTGTTATTTTTGCTGTTTATCTGTTGCTGGCATTTACCTCTTTCTTCTTTACGGGAGCAGCGGACCAAAGTATTTTGGACAACCAACAGCCGGGTGAACTGATGCAGACCACCAACCATGTAAAGAACTATGCCGGAGCACGCGGCGCACAGCTTGCCGAATTCCTTATAAATGAATGTTTCGGACTGGCAGCTTACTTTATCATTTTGTTCCTGGCAGTAGTGGGTATGAAATTAATGAAAGCCTATCAGTTCCGCATCTGGAAATGGTTCATGTCCTGTTCCATCCTGCTCATCTGGTTCTCCATCACACTGGGTTTTATTTTTGACGGCACTTTCGGAAACAGTTTCATCTATCCGGGCGGACTGCACGGATACAATGTAAGCAACTGGCTGATTTCACAAGTAGGTATACCTGGCTTGGGATTGTTATTGTTCATCACAGCACTGTTGTTCTTTGTGTATTTAAGCAATGAGACCATACAGATTATACGCAAGGCTTTGCACCCTAATTTCAAACGGAAGAAAAAAGGAGAGCAAGCTTCTTCTGCAGCTGAAGAAAGTCCGGTCAAAGAAACTCCCCGAAAGGAAGAGAACAAGAAGGAATTCTCCAATCCCGGACCTGCCATTGTAGATTTCGAACTGGAACAGCCGGAAAAGATAAAGGAAGAAGTGGAAGACCAGGTCCCTTTCCCTTTTGAGAACAATCAGGTTGCTGGACCGGAAATGGAACAGGAGCCTGCCTATGTGACTGAAGAAGAGGAAGTAGAAGATATAGATGAACCTGATTTTTCAATCAGTGAAGAAACAAATGAGGAAGACGAGGCATACAAAGGTCCCGTACTTTCACCATACAACCCCCGTCTGGATTTGGAAAACTATAAATTCCCTAGTTTGGATTTGCTAAATGAATACGAAGATGATGGTCCCAATATTGACATGGAAGAGCAAAATGCCAACAAAGACCGCATCATCAAAGTTTTACGCAGTTTCGGAATCGAAATCAGCTCTATCAAGGCAAGTGTAGGTCCTACCATCACATTATACGAAATCACTCCGGCAGAAGGAGTTCGTATCTCGAAAATCAGAAATTTGGAGGATGATATCGCATTAAGTTTGTCGGCACTAGGGATCCGTATCATCGCCCCGATACCGGGTAAAGGTACTATCGGTATTGAAGTTCCGAATGCCAACCCACGTATCGTACCGATGAAGTCTATCCTGAATAGTAAAAAGTTCCAGGAGACCACCTACGAACTGCCTGTGGCATTAGGTAAGACTATTACCAACGAAGTCTTTATGGTGGACTTGGCAAAGGCTCCCCACATGTTGGTAGCCGGTGCTACCGGACAAGGTAAGTCCGTGGGATTGAATGCCATCGTGACCTCTTTATTATATAAGAAGCATCCGGCAGAACTTAAGTTTGTAATTGTAGACCCCAAGAAGGTGGAGTTCGCTATCTATGCTCCGATTGAGAAGCATTTTCTGGCTAAACTGCCGGATGGAGAAGACGCAATTATCACCGATGTTACCAAAGTGGTACAAACCTTGAACTCATTATGTATAGAGATGGACAGCCGATATGATTTGCTGCGTAAAGCCGGTTGCCGTAATATTAAGGAATATAACGCGAAATTCATCAACCGACAGTTGAATCCGGAAAAAGGCCATCGCTTCATGCCTTATATAGTGATTATCATTGATGAGTTCGGTGACCTGATTATGACTGCGGGTAAGGAAGTGGAATTACCTATTTGCCGTATCGCCCAGTTGGCACGTGCAGTAGGCATACATGCCATTATCGCGACCCAGCGTCCGACAACGAACATTATTACCGGTACTATCAAAGCTAACTTCCCGGCACGTGTTGCCTTCCGTGTAGCTGCCATGATGGACTCACGTACTATTCTGGACCGTTCGGGAGCACAACAACTGATTGGTAAGGGAGATATGCTTTACTTGCAAGGTAATGATCCGGTACGTGTGCAATGTGCATTCGTGGATACTCCTGAAGTGGAGAAAATAGCCAATTACATCAGTAAACAACAAGGATACACCACCGCATTCATGTTGCCCGAATACGTAGGCGAAGAGAGTGAAAGCAGTGTAGGGGAAGTGGACATGAACCGATTGGACCCTATGTTTGAAGACGCAGCCAGACTGGTAGTGATTCATCAGCAAGGCTCTACTTCGCTAATCCAGCGCAAGTTCTCTATCGGTTACAACCGTGCGGGACGTATCATGGACCAACTGGAAAAAGCAGGAATTGTTGGCCCCACTCAAGGAAGCAAGGCGCGTGACGTACTCTGCATGGATGAAACAGACCTAGAAATGAAATTGAACAATCTACAACAATAA
- a CDS encoding LolA-like putative outer membrane lipoprotein chaperone produces the protein MIKMKRTYLLVLILFLSVSLSAQKDKQAREILDKTANALQQAGGIRATFGGTGNGTLLLKGNQFYLNSGGIQSWFDGKTQWSYLESSEEVNVSNPTPEELQTINPYALLSIYKNGYNYKYAGTKSRNGKQGFEVILTPENKQDITSITLFVSQTYQPLYIKVEQNNKSANEIIVTSYQTNQPLDNATFKFDKKKFPNAEVIDLR, from the coding sequence ATGATAAAAATGAAAAGAACATACTTACTGGTATTAATCCTTTTCCTTTCGGTCAGCCTGTCCGCACAAAAGGACAAACAGGCACGGGAGATATTGGACAAAACCGCCAATGCCCTGCAACAGGCCGGAGGCATCCGTGCCACCTTTGGGGGGACAGGCAATGGAACCTTATTGCTAAAAGGCAACCAGTTCTATCTGAACAGTGGCGGAATACAAAGCTGGTTTGACGGAAAAACGCAATGGAGTTATCTGGAAAGCAGCGAAGAAGTGAATGTGAGCAATCCTACCCCGGAAGAATTGCAAACCATTAATCCATACGCACTGTTATCCATTTACAAAAACGGATATAATTATAAGTATGCGGGGACAAAAAGCCGTAACGGCAAACAAGGGTTCGAAGTGATACTGACCCCGGAGAATAAACAAGATATCACATCCATCACCTTGTTCGTTTCCCAAACATATCAGCCTTTATATATAAAGGTAGAACAAAATAATAAATCGGCAAACGAGATTATCGTCACTTCTTACCAAACCAACCAGCCGCTGGACAATGCGACATTCAAGTTTGATAAAAAGAAATTCCCAAACGCTGAAGTGATAGACTTACGATAG
- the trxB gene encoding thioredoxin-disulfide reductase: MSTEKVKCLIIGSGPAGYTAAIYTGRANIAPVLYEGLQPGGQLTITTEVENFPGYPEGISGTQLMEDLRKQAERFGADIRNGIATSADLSKRPYRITIDDEKVIEAETVIISTGATAKYLGLEDEQKYAGMGVSACATCDGFFYRKKTVAVVGGGDTACEEAVYLAGLAKQVYLIVRKPFLRASKIMQARVMNHPNIKVLFEHNAVGLYGENGVEGVHLVKRQGECNEERYDLPIDGFFLAIGHKPNSDIFKDYLDTDEVGYIITEAGTPRTKVPGVFAAGDVADPHYRQAITAAGSGCKAAIEAERYLSANDLL; this comes from the coding sequence ATGAGTACAGAAAAAGTTAAATGCCTTATCATCGGCTCAGGTCCTGCCGGCTATACCGCAGCCATTTATACAGGACGCGCTAACATCGCTCCGGTCTTATATGAAGGCTTACAGCCCGGAGGCCAGTTGACCATCACTACCGAGGTGGAGAATTTCCCCGGATATCCCGAAGGTATCAGCGGTACCCAGCTAATGGAGGATTTGCGCAAACAAGCAGAACGCTTTGGCGCGGATATCCGCAATGGTATTGCAACTTCCGCCGACCTGAGCAAACGTCCTTACCGCATCACCATTGATGACGAAAAAGTGATTGAGGCAGAAACTGTAATTATATCCACAGGTGCCACCGCCAAATATCTAGGTCTGGAAGACGAACAAAAATATGCCGGAATGGGTGTAAGTGCCTGCGCCACCTGCGACGGTTTCTTCTATCGCAAGAAAACTGTAGCTGTAGTAGGTGGCGGTGACACTGCTTGTGAGGAGGCTGTCTATCTGGCAGGACTGGCCAAACAGGTTTACCTAATTGTACGTAAACCGTTCTTACGCGCATCCAAGATTATGCAAGCACGTGTTATGAACCATCCTAACATCAAGGTACTGTTCGAACACAACGCTGTCGGCTTATACGGAGAGAATGGCGTAGAAGGCGTTCATTTGGTAAAGCGTCAGGGTGAATGCAACGAAGAACGTTATGACTTGCCCATCGACGGATTCTTTCTGGCTATCGGCCATAAGCCCAATTCAGACATTTTCAAGGATTATTTAGACACAGACGAAGTAGGCTACATTATTACAGAAGCAGGTACTCCGCGTACGAAAGTCCCCGGTGTGTTCGCTGCCGGCGATGTGGCCGACCCGCATTATCGACAGGCTATCACTGCTGCTGGAAGTGGCTGCAAAGCTGCCATAGAAGCAGAAAGATACCTATCTGCCAATGACTTATTATAA
- a CDS encoding M16 family metallopeptidase, whose translation MTHFLRKMAAAWIILGSVSVGFAQQQTPPIPTDPNVRIGKLDNGLTYYIRHNELPENRADFYIAQKVGSILEEDNQRGLAHFLEHMCFNGTKNFPDKTLIQYLESIGVKFGENLNAYTSIDETVYNISNVPVIRDGVVDSCLLILHDWADDLTLDPKEIDSERGVIHEEWRTSTNAMMRMYEKALPTLYPGSKYAYRLPIGIMEVVDNFPYQALRDYYEKWYRPDQQGIVVVGDIDVDKIEAKIKKIFSPIKMPESPAEREYFQVPDNKETIVAIETDKEQANPVAYLCYKHEAIPNEQKGNMDYLVVNYMKSMIENMLNARLNELTQTANPPFIFAQVSDQEFLISKTKDAFTGIVASKEDGIDSAITAIVREIERAHKFGFTASEYARAKADYLRMLESAYNERNKVKNGAYVDEYVRHFIDNEPIPGIENEYAIMNQIVPNLSVEMVNSLIPALVTDSNLVVNVFFPEKEGLKVPSKKEVLAAINKVKAETLTAYEDKVSDEPLIPEKPQGGKITKQENGPFGSTILTLSNGVRVILKQTDFKADEIRMRAFSPGGSSLFPNDEIININVMNDVASIGGLGNFSNVDLEKVLAGKKASVSASVSGNTEGLSGSCSPKDFETLMQLVYLSFTAPRMDNDAFTSFKNRLQASLANQEANPMTALQDTLQKALYMGHPRTIRMKADMVDKIDYARIMEMYKDRFKDASDFTFIFVGNIKPEKMEPLIATYLGALPSVNRKETFRDNHIDMRQGDYKNIFNKKLETPKATVLVINNGQCAYTLKNQIMMSMLSQILNIMYTESVREKEGGTYGVSAFGSLTKYPKEKAVLQIYFDTDPAKRAKMTDIILNELNQFANEGPSTENLNKVKEFMLKKYKENAKENSYWVNMLDEYFWEGTDMNTGYADIVNSITAKDLQEFTKALLEQNNRIEVSMTSEETK comes from the coding sequence ATGACACATTTTCTAAGGAAGATGGCAGCTGCCTGGATCATTCTAGGCAGCGTGTCGGTGGGCTTTGCACAACAGCAAACGCCTCCCATCCCTACGGACCCTAACGTCCGCATCGGTAAATTGGACAACGGATTAACTTATTACATCCGTCACAACGAACTCCCCGAAAATAGAGCCGATTTCTACATCGCTCAAAAAGTAGGTTCCATTTTGGAAGAAGACAACCAGCGAGGCTTGGCACACTTCTTAGAACACATGTGCTTTAACGGAACTAAAAATTTCCCGGACAAAACCCTCATCCAATATCTGGAAAGCATAGGGGTGAAATTCGGTGAAAACCTGAATGCTTACACTAGCATAGATGAAACAGTATACAATATTTCCAATGTTCCCGTGATACGTGACGGCGTTGTAGATTCTTGTTTGCTAATTTTGCATGACTGGGCCGATGACCTGACACTGGACCCTAAGGAAATAGACAGCGAACGCGGTGTGATTCATGAAGAATGGCGTACTAGCACAAACGCTATGATGCGTATGTACGAAAAAGCCCTCCCTACCCTTTATCCGGGAAGTAAATATGCCTATAGGCTTCCTATCGGCATAATGGAAGTAGTAGACAATTTCCCTTATCAGGCATTACGCGATTATTATGAAAAATGGTATCGTCCGGACCAACAGGGTATTGTCGTAGTAGGCGATATAGATGTAGACAAGATTGAGGCAAAGATAAAGAAGATATTCTCTCCTATTAAAATGCCAGAAAGCCCAGCAGAACGAGAATACTTCCAAGTTCCCGACAATAAGGAAACTATTGTAGCAATAGAAACGGATAAAGAACAGGCAAACCCAGTAGCTTATTTATGCTACAAACATGAAGCAATTCCTAATGAACAAAAGGGAAACATGGATTATCTGGTAGTGAACTACATGAAATCCATGATAGAAAATATGTTGAACGCCCGTCTGAACGAACTGACCCAAACAGCCAATCCTCCTTTCATCTTCGCTCAAGTCAGCGACCAAGAATTTCTGATTTCCAAAACAAAAGATGCCTTTACAGGAATAGTAGCAAGCAAGGAAGACGGAATTGACAGTGCAATAACCGCCATTGTACGTGAAATTGAACGGGCCCACAAATTTGGTTTCACCGCGTCCGAATATGCCCGCGCCAAAGCGGACTATCTGCGTATGCTGGAATCTGCATACAACGAACGCAATAAAGTGAAAAACGGTGCATACGTGGATGAATATGTACGCCACTTCATTGACAACGAACCAATTCCAGGTATTGAAAATGAATACGCCATTATGAATCAGATCGTCCCCAACCTGTCTGTGGAAATGGTAAACAGTCTGATTCCAGCCTTGGTTACCGACAGCAATCTGGTAGTAAACGTATTCTTCCCTGAAAAGGAAGGATTGAAAGTTCCATCCAAGAAAGAAGTTTTGGCTGCTATCAATAAGGTAAAAGCTGAAACACTGACTGCTTATGAAGACAAAGTTTCTGATGAACCTTTGATTCCTGAAAAGCCCCAAGGCGGAAAGATTACAAAACAGGAAAATGGTCCGTTTGGTTCTACAATCTTGACTCTGTCCAATGGAGTACGCGTTATCTTAAAGCAAACCGACTTCAAAGCGGATGAAATCAGAATGAGAGCTTTCAGTCCGGGTGGCAGTTCCTTGTTCCCGAATGATGAAATTATCAATATCAATGTCATGAATGATGTGGCAAGTATCGGCGGCTTGGGTAACTTCAGCAATGTTGATCTAGAGAAAGTATTGGCAGGTAAAAAAGCTAGTGTAAGTGCTTCCGTCAGTGGTAATACAGAAGGGCTGAGCGGAAGCTGCTCACCCAAAGATTTTGAGACCTTGATGCAATTAGTCTATTTGTCATTCACGGCTCCACGAATGGATAACGATGCATTTACTTCATTCAAGAACCGTCTACAAGCATCTTTGGCAAATCAAGAGGCCAACCCAATGACTGCCTTACAGGATACATTACAAAAAGCCCTCTATATGGGACATCCGCGTACTATCCGTATGAAAGCCGACATGGTGGACAAGATTGACTATGCCAGAATTATGGAGATGTACAAAGACCGTTTCAAAGATGCCAGCGACTTTACTTTCATCTTTGTAGGAAATATCAAACCAGAAAAAATGGAACCACTGATTGCGACTTATTTAGGCGCTCTGCCTTCCGTCAATCGCAAAGAAACCTTCCGTGACAACCACATTGATATGCGCCAAGGTGACTATAAGAACATTTTCAACAAGAAATTGGAAACTCCTAAAGCCACCGTATTGGTAATCAACAACGGGCAATGCGCATACACATTGAAAAACCAAATCATGATGAGTATGCTTTCACAGATACTGAATATCATGTATACTGAAAGCGTACGCGAAAAAGAAGGTGGGACATACGGTGTAAGTGCATTCGGCAGTCTGACCAAATATCCAAAAGAGAAAGCAGTTCTGCAAATCTATTTCGATACAGATCCTGCCAAACGCGCCAAAATGACGGATATCATTTTGAATGAACTGAACCAATTTGCCAACGAGGGTCCGTCCACCGAAAACTTGAACAAGGTAAAAGAATTCATGCTGAAGAAATACAAGGAAAATGCCAAAGAAAACAGTTATTGGGTAAATATGCTGGATGAATATTTCTGGGAAGGAACAGATATGAACACCGGCTACGCAGACATAGTAAACAGCATTACCGCTAAAGATCTGCAAGAATTTACCAAAGCCTTGTTGGAGCAGAATAACCGTATAGAAGTAAGCATGACTTCGGAAGAAACAAAATAA